A single region of the Blattabacterium cuenoti genome encodes:
- the clpX gene encoding ATP-dependent Clp protease ATP-binding subunit ClpX, producing the protein MEDLLKCNFCGRKKNEITFLISGINGHICNYCIEKTYSIIHKKFSIKNDEKINVPTIEIKKPKEIKSFLDKNVIGQNEAKKIISVAVYNHYKRIIQGDVSKNKNENTEENVEIEKSNILLIGNTGTGKTLLAKSISKLLKVPFAIADATTLTEAGYVGEDVESILTRLLQSVNYDIHSAEKGIIFLDEIDKISRKNNNPSITRDVSGEGVQQALLKILEGSVINVPPQGGRKHPDQKMIQINTENILFIAGGTFDGIEKIISDRIEQISIGFLTKEKQKEKNNNYFLKNIIAIDLKNFGLIPELIGRFPVITYLNPLNKNMLKKILVEPKNALIKQYKKLFYMDKISMNITDEALDIIVDKTFQLGIGARGLRTFCEKIFLDYMFNIENIQPILNIDKNIVLKKLSFS; encoded by the coding sequence ATGGAAGACTTATTAAAATGTAATTTTTGTGGTAGAAAAAAAAATGAGATAACTTTTCTTATATCTGGAATAAATGGACATATTTGCAATTATTGTATAGAAAAAACTTATTCCATAATTCATAAAAAATTTTCAATAAAAAATGATGAAAAAATAAATGTACCTACCATAGAAATAAAAAAACCTAAAGAAATAAAATCATTTTTAGATAAAAATGTAATAGGACAAAATGAGGCTAAAAAAATAATTTCAGTAGCTGTATATAATCATTATAAACGGATTATTCAAGGGGATGTTTCAAAAAATAAAAATGAAAATACAGAAGAAAATGTAGAAATAGAAAAATCAAATATATTGTTAATTGGAAATACTGGAACAGGAAAAACATTATTGGCAAAAAGTATATCAAAACTTTTAAAAGTTCCTTTTGCAATAGCTGATGCTACCACTTTAACTGAAGCAGGATATGTAGGAGAAGACGTAGAATCTATTTTAACAAGATTATTACAATCAGTTAATTATGATATTCATTCTGCAGAAAAAGGAATTATTTTTCTAGATGAAATAGATAAAATATCTAGAAAAAATAATAATCCTTCTATTACTAGAGATGTTTCTGGAGAAGGAGTTCAACAAGCTTTACTTAAAATATTAGAAGGGTCAGTCATAAATGTACCTCCACAAGGAGGGAGAAAACATCCAGATCAAAAAATGATTCAAATAAATACTGAAAATATATTATTTATAGCTGGAGGGACTTTTGATGGAATAGAAAAAATTATTTCTGATAGAATTGAACAAATATCTATAGGTTTTTTAACTAAAGAAAAACAAAAAGAAAAAAATAATAATTATTTTTTAAAAAATATTATAGCTATAGATCTTAAAAATTTTGGATTAATTCCTGAACTTATAGGAAGATTTCCTGTAATAACTTATTTAAATCCATTAAATAAAAATATGTTAAAAAAAATATTGGTAGAACCTAAAAATGCTTTAATAAAACAATATAAAAAATTATTTTATATGGATAAAATATCTATGAATATAACAGATGAAGCATTGGATATTATAGTAGATAAAACTTTTCAATTAGGAATTGGAGCTAGAGGATTGCGAACTTTTTGTGAAAAAATATTTTTAGATTATATGTTTAATATAGAAAATATACAACCTATTTTAAATATAGATAAAAATATTGTTTTGAAAAAACTTTCTTTTTCTTAA
- the obgE gene encoding GTPase ObgE, which translates to MKNYFIDFIKIYCKSGDGGAGCIHFYRDKNIIKGGPDGGSGGKGGNIVIQGNYHIHTFFHLRYNKHWIAKSGFSGKRNNITGSNGKDLLIEVPIGTIVKDQKKNIITEINKSFQKKILFEGGKGGKGNSFFKNSINQSPYYAQPGMKTKGYWIFLELKILADVGIIGVPNVGKSTLLSVITKAKPKIGNFAFTTKEPHLGAVKMDFNSFIIADIPGIIEKASDGKGLGYYFLRHVERNSILLFLISSETKNKKKEYFILLNELKKFNSSLLKKKRLLAISKSDLISSETKNKIKKIFSNLDIIFFSSFTKEGLIELKKKLWELIKN; encoded by the coding sequence ATGAAAAATTATTTTATTGATTTTATAAAAATTTATTGTAAAAGTGGAGATGGAGGAGCTGGATGTATTCATTTTTATAGAGATAAAAATATAATTAAAGGAGGACCAGATGGAGGATCAGGAGGAAAAGGAGGAAATATTGTTATTCAAGGAAATTATCATATTCATACTTTTTTTCATTTAAGATATAATAAACATTGGATCGCAAAATCAGGATTTTCTGGAAAAAGGAATAATATAACTGGATCTAATGGAAAAGATTTATTAATAGAAGTTCCAATAGGAACTATAGTTAAAGATCAAAAAAAAAATATTATAACAGAAATTAATAAAAGTTTTCAAAAAAAAATTTTATTTGAAGGAGGAAAAGGGGGAAAAGGAAATTCTTTTTTTAAAAATTCAATTAATCAATCTCCTTATTATGCACAACCAGGAATGAAAACAAAAGGTTATTGGATTTTTTTAGAATTAAAAATTTTAGCAGATGTAGGTATTATAGGAGTTCCTAATGTAGGAAAATCTACTTTGCTTTCTGTTATAACAAAAGCTAAACCAAAAATAGGAAATTTTGCTTTTACTACTAAAGAACCACATTTAGGTGCGGTAAAAATGGATTTTAATTCTTTTATAATAGCAGATATTCCTGGAATTATAGAAAAAGCATCTGATGGAAAAGGATTGGGATATTATTTTTTAAGGCATGTAGAACGAAATTCTATTTTATTGTTTTTAATTTCTTCAGAAACAAAAAATAAGAAAAAAGAATATTTTATTTTACTAAATGAACTAAAAAAATTTAATTCAAGTCTTTTAAAGAAAAAACGATTATTAGCAATTTCTAAATCAGATTTAATTTCTTCAGAAACAAAAAATAAAATAAAAAAAATATTTTCTAATTTAGATATTATATTTTTTTCTTCTTTTACAAAAGAAGGATTAATAGAACTTAAAAAAAAACTATGGGAATTAATAAAAAATTAA